One stretch of Rhodococcus pseudokoreensis DNA includes these proteins:
- a CDS encoding sensor histidine kinase: MTSRQVRPGTVGLGPVRSRGPGLGVRLLLAQSLVLVAGAATCWVVAVFAGPPLFREHLHRAGVPASSDEQFHAEQAYRSATAISLAVALGVASLAALVVTWYFSRRLERSVTEVSSAATAVADGRYDIRVTPPHLGDDFDALAEAFNRMAAGLESVETTRRQLLADLAHEIRTPVSVLEAYMEALEDGVETLDADTITMLRDQTRRLVRFSDDVRSLSHAEESRTSIEPTWVDPAALISTTLTAAADRYAAKQVTLTSHVPAHLPGLWADPERLGQVLGNLLDNALRHTPRGGRVEVTAEQRHELLVIEVTDTGDGIAAEHLPHLFERFYRVDAARDREHGGAGIGLAIAKALVEAHGGHITARSDGPGTGSTFTITFPPDRR, encoded by the coding sequence ATGACCTCGCGTCAGGTTCGCCCGGGCACCGTTGGCCTCGGTCCGGTGCGCAGCCGTGGCCCCGGCCTCGGCGTGCGGCTGCTGCTGGCGCAATCGCTGGTGCTGGTTGCGGGCGCTGCAACGTGTTGGGTGGTCGCGGTGTTCGCTGGCCCCCCGCTGTTCCGCGAGCACCTGCACCGTGCCGGGGTGCCGGCCTCGTCCGACGAGCAGTTCCACGCCGAGCAGGCGTACCGCTCCGCCACCGCCATTTCCCTGGCGGTCGCCCTCGGGGTGGCCTCCCTGGCCGCGTTAGTGGTGACCTGGTATTTCAGTCGGCGCCTGGAACGGTCGGTGACCGAGGTGTCGTCCGCGGCGACCGCGGTGGCCGACGGGCGCTACGACATTCGGGTCACTCCCCCGCACCTGGGGGACGATTTCGACGCCCTCGCCGAGGCGTTCAACCGGATGGCCGCCGGGCTCGAATCGGTCGAGACCACCCGCCGCCAACTTCTCGCTGACCTCGCCCACGAGATCCGCACCCCGGTGTCGGTGCTCGAGGCGTACATGGAGGCACTCGAGGACGGGGTCGAGACCTTGGATGCCGACACGATCACGATGCTGCGCGACCAGACCCGCAGACTGGTCCGTTTCTCGGACGACGTCCGCAGCCTCTCCCATGCGGAAGAGAGCCGGACCTCGATCGAACCCACCTGGGTGGACCCCGCCGCGCTGATCTCCACCACCCTGACCGCCGCGGCCGACCGCTACGCAGCGAAGCAGGTGACACTGACCTCTCATGTTCCCGCGCACCTTCCCGGGCTGTGGGCCGACCCGGAGCGGCTCGGGCAGGTGCTGGGCAACCTGCTCGACAACGCCTTGCGCCACACCCCCCGGGGCGGGCGGGTGGAGGTGACCGCGGAACAGCGACACGAGCTGCTGGTGATCGAGGTGACCGACACCGGCGACGGAATCGCCGCCGAACACCTCCCGCACCTGTTCGAACGGTTCTACCGAGTCGACGCGGCACGCGACCGCGAACACGGAGGAGCCGGGATCGGACTGGCGATCGCCAAGGCCCTCGTCGAGGCGCACGGCGGCCACATCACCGCCCGCAGCGACGGCCCCGGAACCGGCAGTACCTTCACCATCACCTTCCCCCCGGATCGGCGATGA
- a CDS encoding SHOCT domain-containing protein, with amino-acid sequence MMWWNDGMGYEMGWGGWVLMAVVMVAFWGLVVAGVLAMFRSMRTDRTAPFDPDARAREILDERFARGEIDAEEYRLRRDELRARQ; translated from the coding sequence ATGATGTGGTGGAACGACGGAATGGGGTACGAAATGGGCTGGGGCGGCTGGGTACTGATGGCCGTGGTGATGGTCGCGTTCTGGGGGTTGGTTGTTGCCGGGGTGTTGGCAATGTTCCGCAGCATGCGAACGGACCGCACCGCGCCCTTCGACCCCGACGCTCGGGCCCGGGAAATTCTCGACGAACGATTCGCTCGAGGTGAGATCGACGCCGAAGAATACCGCCTCCGCAGGGACGAATTGCGCGCCCGGCAGTGA
- a CDS encoding multicopper oxidase family protein — protein sequence MGADVPEYGAGLSRRTFFAAAAGLGGLAVSACTRESPFSGPHPVDANAVSAAEAARPHTGRTVDAALAAQTTDIDLGGIQVRTFAYGNTVPGKMIRANVGDEIAVALTNGLVHDTSVHWHGIALRNDMDGASPASPDIGPGRSFTYRFSVPHAGTYWAHPHVGLDTDYGLYLPVIVDDPGGPGNYDAEWIVVLDDWTDGIGPGPRQIFSNLQSGGMGSMGGPGGMGGMGNMPGMGGMGGGSDQSGAPTSSATSNGVGTSSLLGGDAGDITYPYYLVNGRLPTAPSTFTATPGQRVRIRIINAGADTAFRIALAGHTMTVTHTDGYPITPVDVDALLLGMGERYDVIVTAGDGVFPLVAAAEGKIAHARALLRTGAGSAPDPAFAPRELGGRVGTVDTFAAADTVLLPKGRPEVNLAVDLGGGMMSYHWTINGRPYDQTQPLTIRQGQHARLTFTNMTMMWHPMHLHGHTFQIVKPDGTPGPRKDTAIVLPMRSIAVDLVADNPGDWMLHCHNAYHQEAGMMTRLDYDS from the coding sequence ATGGGGGCGGACGTGCCTGAGTACGGTGCCGGACTGAGTCGGCGCACCTTCTTCGCCGCTGCCGCAGGACTGGGCGGCCTCGCAGTGTCTGCCTGTACCCGCGAATCACCGTTTTCCGGACCCCATCCGGTCGATGCGAACGCCGTCTCGGCCGCCGAGGCAGCCCGCCCCCACACCGGCCGCACCGTCGACGCCGCCCTGGCCGCGCAGACCACCGACATCGACCTCGGCGGGATACAAGTGCGCACCTTCGCCTACGGCAACACCGTTCCCGGGAAGATGATTCGGGCCAACGTCGGCGACGAGATAGCTGTCGCCCTCACCAACGGCCTCGTCCACGACACCTCCGTGCACTGGCACGGCATTGCGCTGCGAAACGACATGGACGGGGCCAGCCCCGCCAGCCCCGACATCGGACCGGGTCGAAGCTTCACCTACCGTTTCTCGGTGCCGCATGCGGGTACCTACTGGGCGCACCCGCATGTCGGGCTCGACACCGACTACGGGCTGTATCTGCCCGTCATCGTCGACGACCCCGGCGGACCCGGAAATTACGACGCCGAGTGGATCGTCGTCCTCGACGACTGGACCGACGGAATCGGCCCCGGCCCCCGGCAGATCTTCTCGAACCTGCAGTCGGGCGGGATGGGGTCGATGGGCGGACCAGGCGGCATGGGTGGCATGGGGAACATGCCCGGGATGGGGGGAATGGGCGGCGGCTCGGATCAGAGCGGCGCCCCCACCTCGAGTGCGACGTCGAACGGGGTGGGCACCAGCAGCCTCCTGGGCGGCGACGCCGGCGACATCACCTACCCGTACTACCTGGTCAACGGGCGGCTCCCGACCGCACCGTCGACGTTCACGGCCACACCCGGTCAGCGTGTGCGGATCCGCATCATCAACGCCGGAGCCGACACCGCCTTCCGCATCGCCCTCGCCGGGCACACCATGACCGTCACCCACACCGACGGCTACCCGATCACCCCGGTCGACGTCGACGCCCTCCTGCTCGGCATGGGCGAACGCTACGACGTGATCGTCACCGCCGGGGACGGCGTCTTCCCCCTTGTCGCGGCGGCCGAAGGCAAGATTGCTCACGCCCGGGCCTTGCTGCGTACCGGCGCCGGATCCGCACCCGACCCGGCATTCGCGCCCCGCGAACTCGGCGGCCGGGTCGGCACCGTGGACACCTTCGCCGCCGCCGACACCGTCCTTCTGCCCAAGGGACGCCCAGAGGTGAACCTCGCGGTGGATCTCGGCGGGGGCATGATGAGCTACCACTGGACCATCAACGGCCGCCCGTACGACCAGACCCAGCCATTGACGATCCGGCAAGGGCAGCACGCCCGCCTGACCTTCACGAACATGACCATGATGTGGCATCCGATGCACCTGCACGGGCACACCTTCCAGATCGTCAAACCCGACGGGACCCCCGGCCCCCGCAAGGACACCGCCATCGTTCTCCCGATGCGTTCGATCGCCGTGGACCTGGTCGCCGACAATCCCGGCGACTGGATGCTGCACTGCCACAACGCCTACCACCAGGAAGCAGGAATGATGACCCGCCTCGACTACGACAGTTGA
- a CDS encoding DUF305 domain-containing protein, with product MKKKSLAAGAAAVAALVALTACSNSSNDQATQTSSSASVTATTAAADTHNQADVTFAQQMIPHHAQAIEMSDVVLAKDGIDPRVIDLANQIKAAQGPEIERLQGWLTEWGQSSMPMATSGMMTPGQSMPMATSGMMTPGQSMPMATSGMMTPGQSMPMSGMEMPGDSGMGVSGMMSAEDMTALQNAQGVDASRLFLTQMIAHHQGAIAMAQTEIDSGQYPEAVAMARTIADTQQQEIATMQNILASL from the coding sequence ATGAAGAAGAAGTCCCTCGCCGCCGGCGCAGCCGCGGTTGCTGCTCTGGTCGCGTTGACCGCCTGTAGCAACTCCAGCAACGATCAGGCCACGCAGACCAGCAGCTCGGCGAGCGTCACCGCCACCACAGCGGCCGCCGATACCCACAACCAGGCGGACGTGACGTTCGCGCAGCAGATGATTCCGCATCACGCGCAGGCGATCGAGATGAGCGATGTCGTGCTCGCCAAGGACGGCATCGACCCGCGGGTGATCGATCTGGCCAACCAGATCAAGGCAGCGCAGGGCCCGGAGATCGAGCGGCTGCAGGGCTGGTTGACCGAGTGGGGACAGTCCAGCATGCCGATGGCCACGTCCGGGATGATGACTCCGGGTCAGAGTATGCCGATGGCCACGTCCGGGATGATGACTCCGGGTCAGAGTATGCCGATGGCCACGTCCGGGATGATGACTCCGGGTCAGAGTATGCCGATGTCGGGCATGGAGATGCCAGGCGATAGCGGGATGGGAGTCAGCGGAATGATGTCCGCCGAGGACATGACCGCACTGCAGAATGCTCAGGGCGTGGACGCCAGCCGGCTTTTCCTCACGCAGATGATCGCCCATCACCAGGGCGCGATCGCCATGGCGCAGACCGAAATCGACTCCGGTCAGTATCCAGAAGCCGTCGCGATGGCACGCACCATCGCCGACACCCAACAGCAGGAGATCGCCACGATGCAGAACATCCTGGCCTCGCTGTGA
- a CDS encoding glycoside hydrolase family 65 protein has protein sequence MRTGDNDATARRIPGQPAEAAIDQAQSGGSWCGGAQPTPPGGWNLVYDRFDLAQEATREALCTLGNGYWATRGAVPGSTADAVHYPGTYLAGIYNRLTTALDGHTVETEHLVNAPDWTFLTARVGDGPVLCPGSPEMLSYRQDLDLRTGVLTRTHRYRDAAGRTTRVTSRQFQSLTETHLAALELILEAEDWFGEMTVESAVNGAVANRNVAADRALAHEHLVPVRSVELDGEAVLYEAVTNQSRISIATAARTRVGAADTVVDRRLIAEQARAGHTITLSLGRGIPVTLEKIVAVATSRDRAASTAALDAGNRIGRAPGFGELLGAQENAWAALWERFGIDLETGVRQSLALNLHIFHVLQTVAAADTDLDAGLPARGLHGEGYRGHIFWDELFVYPMLTLRRPELTRSFLLYRYRRLDAARAAARDDGLNGAMFPWQSGSDGREETPAELFNVRNGVWMADNSRRQRHVGLAVAYSVWQYYQATADTGFLTEYGAEILVEVARLFTSLAVRNPADDHFDISGVMGPDEYHDGYPDAPGQGLRNNAYTNVLAAWVLARAEDAVDLLACRDCDPLWRRLHLKPEEPAHWDRISRRLRVPFHDGVISQFEGYEALEEFDWDAYRARYGNIGRLDLILQAEGDTTNRYRLSKQADVLMLFYLFSADELRTVFERLGYTLPPELIPRTVQYYLARTSHGSTLSRLTHGWVLARTDRPRSWSLFEQALEADLADTQGGTTHEGVHLGAMAGTADMVIRCYGGVETRQDALWLHPVLPAELTEATFRFSYRGQPISIGLTQDRARLRLYPCSAGPVRLCVEGIEKTLTPGEVWEVDLPSAAAAHALPEPGADPTAPMLRD, from the coding sequence ATGCGCACGGGTGACAACGACGCCACCGCGCGGCGAATCCCGGGGCAGCCAGCCGAGGCGGCCATCGACCAAGCACAGAGCGGCGGATCCTGGTGTGGAGGGGCGCAGCCGACCCCGCCGGGAGGCTGGAATCTGGTCTATGACCGGTTCGACCTCGCCCAAGAAGCAACCCGGGAGGCGCTGTGCACGCTGGGGAACGGGTATTGGGCCACCCGCGGCGCGGTACCCGGCAGCACCGCCGACGCAGTCCACTACCCGGGCACATACCTGGCCGGAATCTACAATCGGCTCACCACCGCCCTCGATGGGCACACCGTTGAGACCGAACATTTGGTCAATGCCCCGGACTGGACTTTCCTGACCGCCCGCGTCGGAGACGGTCCGGTTCTGTGTCCGGGATCGCCGGAGATGCTCAGCTACCGCCAGGATCTTGATCTGCGTACCGGTGTGCTGACTCGCACCCACCGGTACCGTGACGCTGCGGGCCGCACGACCCGGGTCACCTCCCGGCAGTTCCAGTCTCTGACCGAAACGCATCTGGCCGCACTGGAGCTCATCCTCGAAGCCGAAGACTGGTTCGGTGAGATGACCGTCGAGTCCGCCGTGAACGGAGCGGTGGCAAACCGCAACGTGGCAGCGGACCGTGCGCTGGCCCACGAGCATCTGGTCCCGGTCCGCTCCGTGGAACTGGACGGTGAAGCGGTGCTGTACGAGGCGGTGACCAACCAGTCCCGGATCAGCATCGCGACTGCGGCACGGACCCGTGTGGGCGCCGCAGACACGGTCGTCGACCGCCGGCTGATCGCCGAGCAAGCCCGCGCAGGGCACACCATTACGCTCAGCCTCGGGCGCGGCATCCCGGTGACGCTGGAAAAGATTGTCGCCGTGGCGACTTCCCGGGATCGCGCCGCCTCCACGGCCGCCCTGGACGCCGGCAACCGGATCGGCCGGGCACCCGGATTCGGGGAGCTGCTCGGCGCCCAGGAAAACGCCTGGGCCGCACTGTGGGAGCGGTTCGGGATAGACCTTGAGACGGGTGTGCGGCAGTCGCTGGCGCTAAATCTGCACATCTTTCACGTGCTGCAAACCGTCGCGGCAGCTGACACGGACCTCGATGCGGGCCTGCCCGCGCGGGGACTGCACGGTGAGGGCTACCGCGGCCACATCTTCTGGGATGAACTCTTCGTCTATCCCATGTTGACCTTGCGCCGGCCCGAACTGACGCGCTCCTTCCTGCTCTACCGGTACCGGCGCCTGGACGCGGCCCGCGCGGCCGCACGCGACGATGGCCTGAATGGTGCAATGTTTCCCTGGCAGTCCGGCAGCGACGGCCGGGAGGAAACCCCCGCCGAGCTCTTCAACGTCCGCAACGGGGTGTGGATGGCGGATAACTCCCGCAGGCAGCGGCACGTCGGGTTGGCCGTGGCCTACAGCGTGTGGCAGTACTATCAGGCCACGGCCGACACCGGGTTCCTCACCGAGTACGGGGCCGAAATCCTCGTGGAGGTCGCCCGACTTTTCACCAGCCTGGCCGTTCGCAATCCCGCGGATGACCACTTCGACATCAGCGGTGTGATGGGACCGGACGAGTACCACGACGGGTACCCGGACGCACCGGGTCAGGGTCTGCGCAACAACGCCTACACCAACGTGCTGGCCGCCTGGGTGCTCGCCCGGGCCGAGGACGCGGTGGACCTGCTGGCCTGTCGCGACTGCGACCCGCTCTGGCGCCGGTTGCACCTGAAGCCCGAGGAGCCCGCACACTGGGACCGCATCAGCAGGCGGCTGCGCGTACCCTTCCACGACGGTGTCATCAGCCAGTTCGAGGGCTACGAGGCGCTGGAGGAATTCGACTGGGACGCCTACCGGGCGCGCTACGGCAATATCGGCCGGCTGGATCTGATCCTGCAGGCCGAAGGCGACACCACCAACAGGTACCGGCTCTCCAAACAGGCCGATGTCCTGATGCTTTTCTACCTGTTCTCCGCCGACGAGCTCCGCACCGTGTTCGAACGCCTCGGGTACACGCTGCCGCCGGAACTCATCCCCCGTACGGTCCAGTACTATCTCGCGCGCACCAGCCACGGCTCGACCTTGAGCAGACTGACCCACGGCTGGGTGCTGGCCCGGACCGACCGGCCCCGGTCGTGGTCGCTGTTCGAGCAGGCTCTGGAGGCGGATCTGGCCGACACCCAGGGCGGGACCACTCATGAAGGTGTCCACCTCGGAGCCATGGCTGGAACCGCCGATATGGTGATCCGTTGTTACGGCGGGGTGGAAACCCGGCAGGACGCCCTCTGGCTGCATCCGGTCTTGCCCGCCGAACTGACCGAGGCGACGTTCCGGTTCAGTTATCGGGGACAACCGATCAGCATCGGCCTGACCCAGGACCGGGCGCGGTTGCGACTGTATCCCTGCTCGGCCGGACCAGTCCGGCTCTGCGTCGAAGGAATCGAGAAGACGCTGACCCCCGGCGAGGTCTGGGAAGTAGACCTGCCGTCGGCGGCGGCCGCCCACGCACTGCCCGAACCTGGCGCCGACCCTACCGCTCCGATGTTGCGGGACTAA
- a CDS encoding metal-sensitive transcriptional regulator, whose translation MSTEPPEASHRHIQSKGAYLARLRRIEGQARGLQRMVDEEKYCIDILTQISAMTKALQAVALGLLEEHISHCVVNAAAAGDRVEADVKIAEASNAIARLVRS comes from the coding sequence GTGAGCACCGAACCCCCCGAGGCCAGCCATCGCCACATCCAGTCCAAGGGCGCCTACCTCGCGCGCCTGCGGCGCATCGAAGGGCAGGCCCGCGGCCTTCAACGGATGGTCGACGAAGAGAAGTATTGCATCGACATCCTCACCCAGATCTCCGCGATGACCAAGGCCCTCCAGGCCGTGGCGCTGGGCCTGCTCGAGGAGCACATCAGCCACTGCGTGGTCAATGCCGCCGCGGCCGGCGATCGCGTCGAGGCCGACGTGAAGATCGCCGAGGCATCCAACGCCATCGCACGTCTCGTGCGGTCCTGA
- a CDS encoding metal-sensitive transcriptional regulator has translation MATPTPAATQAPAETDGHDHAAHGYITEKDAYLKRLKRIEGQARGLQRMVEEDKYCIDILTQVSAMTKALQAVAMGLLEDHISHCVVDAAVAGGPEAEAKIKEATDAIARLVRS, from the coding sequence ATGGCCACCCCCACCCCCGCGGCCACCCAGGCACCCGCCGAGACCGACGGCCATGACCACGCCGCGCACGGCTACATCACCGAAAAGGACGCCTACCTCAAGCGCCTCAAGCGGATCGAAGGCCAGGCCCGCGGACTGCAGCGGATGGTCGAGGAAGACAAGTACTGCATCGACATCCTCACCCAGGTCTCCGCGATGACCAAGGCCTTGCAGGCCGTCGCCATGGGACTGCTCGAAGACCACATCAGTCACTGCGTGGTCGACGCCGCGGTCGCCGGCGGCCCAGAGGCGGAGGCGAAGATCAAAGAGGCCACCGACGCGATCGCCCGCCTCGTCCGCTCCTGA
- a CDS encoding multicopper oxidase domain-containing protein yields MGIPCTGTDTVIVRPIRSLAVRLIAEAPVNWMVHCHNGYHQKPGMVTRLDYTG; encoded by the coding sequence ATGGGCATCCCATGCACCGGCACGGACACTGTCATCGTCCGGCCGATACGCTCTCTTGCGGTGAGGCTGATCGCGGAGGCCCCGGTCAACTGGATGGTTCACTGCCACAACGGATATCATCAGAAACCGGGCATGGTGACCCGGCTGGACTACACCGGGTGA
- a CDS encoding response regulator transcription factor — protein METMNHAPHLPPDSAAGYRALVVDDERPLTAVVASYLERENFEVAVAYNGVDALARAREIDPDVVVLDLGLPGMDGIEVCRALRTFSDAYVVMLTARNAEMDTIIGLSVGADDYVTKPFSPRELVARIRAMLRRPRKAPAYETPPTGPGGSEAPPRVFGAMRIDVAGREVHLCDRPVVLTRTEFDVLAALSSRPGMAFSRRQLIEAVWGESWVGNEHLVDVHVGHLRRKLGDDPAAPRYVTTVRGIGYRMGTGQ, from the coding sequence ATGGAGACCATGAACCACGCGCCACACCTCCCGCCTGACAGCGCCGCCGGATATCGGGCCTTGGTGGTCGACGACGAGCGCCCGCTGACCGCGGTCGTCGCCAGCTACCTCGAACGGGAGAACTTCGAGGTCGCCGTCGCCTACAACGGCGTCGATGCGCTCGCTCGCGCCCGGGAAATCGACCCCGACGTCGTGGTCCTGGACCTCGGGTTGCCGGGCATGGACGGAATCGAGGTGTGCCGAGCACTGCGGACGTTCTCCGACGCCTACGTGGTGATGTTGACCGCCCGCAACGCCGAAATGGACACCATCATCGGCTTGTCCGTCGGCGCCGACGACTACGTCACCAAACCGTTCAGCCCACGGGAGTTGGTGGCTCGCATCCGGGCCATGTTGCGCCGGCCCCGGAAGGCACCTGCATACGAGACGCCGCCCACCGGGCCGGGCGGGAGTGAGGCACCCCCGCGGGTATTCGGGGCGATGAGGATCGACGTCGCGGGCCGGGAGGTCCATCTCTGCGATCGCCCGGTGGTATTGACCCGCACAGAGTTCGACGTGTTGGCGGCGTTGTCGTCCCGGCCGGGTATGGCATTTAGCCGGCGCCAGTTGATCGAGGCCGTGTGGGGAGAATCCTGGGTCGGTAACGAGCACCTCGTGGATGTGCATGTCGGCCACCTGCGCCGCAAATTGGGAGACGACCCCGCCGCTCCCCGGTACGTCACCACCGTCCGCGGCATCGGGTATCGGATGGGGACCGGGCAATGA
- a CDS encoding NUDIX domain-containing protein, whose product MAQLHSPAERLAALREAVHHEPDPLVTLTHLLHLCRDEHRVLWAQAGSPGIRATVANVLAPLRTVVGSGPAAATLDAPVRQALAEALRPVDGAAPVVIAHALAQFLDDHYRQCVTESFRRRSPYQPGVGDPVPLGGPDIRAVMDMRPTSPPWRLANRLDETRRVRLAGGWVTQFRIVFDYSLFDALPGLVTADTIVATCHPNRALTEFTLPRDSTQPTFPVQPTDLDRQRRHLDQLIGRAAAAGASIIVLPELCVTESLARHLQDWVRREDGPRLLVAGSYHHVDGSPPRRRNTAIAWVRGHDQPLTHDKHSPAEQPILEDIQPQGWPELRVYVTADGWHLVIAICRDLLNPEAVHTLAETGANLVLVPAMSESLAPFTGQVAHLVGSGQAIIALANNPADWARSGDPAPHRSARALFGHPGLGQQTRVVASPDTAPGIATLNVRSGLIGWTSADSQDSPGDPPGDQPSSSQTLPEWAARLAAAIRRYRQYEPPPPKPITLRPAAVLVLLTDGPTGPQILLTTRAPDLRDYPGRRVFPGGVRDPQDDGPVATALREAGEEIGLDPGSVQILGVLPALAEPETRFLVTPVLGWSARPEYTRPVNLAEVTSVHDVPLRQLTHPGHDRDGVPDPPSPELTGLGSMTAMVIDMLLTLLAEPIHPSGSGHDRASAKDPDAPGPPW is encoded by the coding sequence GTGGCTCAACTGCATTCCCCCGCCGAGCGGCTGGCGGCTCTGCGTGAGGCGGTCCACCACGAGCCGGATCCGCTGGTGACGTTGACCCACCTGCTGCACCTGTGTCGTGATGAGCATCGTGTGCTGTGGGCGCAGGCGGGCTCCCCGGGCATCCGGGCGACGGTCGCGAACGTGCTCGCCCCGCTCCGTACGGTAGTCGGGTCCGGCCCGGCTGCCGCGACCTTGGACGCGCCGGTTCGCCAAGCCCTGGCCGAAGCGCTGCGACCGGTCGACGGGGCGGCACCGGTGGTGATCGCTCACGCGCTCGCGCAGTTCCTCGACGACCACTATCGGCAGTGCGTCACCGAGTCGTTCCGCAGACGCAGCCCTTACCAGCCCGGGGTGGGTGATCCAGTTCCTCTGGGCGGCCCCGACATCCGCGCAGTGATGGACATGCGGCCCACCTCGCCACCCTGGCGGCTGGCGAACCGGCTGGATGAGACTCGCCGGGTCCGGCTGGCCGGAGGGTGGGTGACACAGTTTCGGATCGTGTTCGACTACAGCCTCTTCGACGCCCTGCCCGGTCTGGTCACCGCCGACACGATCGTTGCCACCTGCCACCCCAACCGAGCCCTGACCGAATTCACTCTGCCCCGCGACTCGACGCAGCCGACCTTCCCGGTGCAGCCGACAGACCTCGATCGGCAGCGCCGCCACCTCGATCAGCTCATCGGCCGGGCCGCCGCCGCTGGTGCCTCCATCATCGTGCTGCCCGAACTGTGCGTCACCGAGTCGCTGGCCCGACACCTGCAGGACTGGGTCCGCCGCGAGGACGGCCCCCGGCTCCTGGTCGCCGGCAGCTACCATCACGTCGATGGTTCGCCGCCTCGGCGGCGCAATACCGCCATCGCCTGGGTCCGCGGGCACGACCAGCCGTTGACACACGACAAACATTCGCCCGCCGAGCAGCCGATCCTGGAGGACATTCAGCCGCAGGGTTGGCCGGAATTGCGCGTGTACGTCACCGCCGACGGATGGCATCTCGTGATCGCAATCTGCCGGGACCTGCTCAATCCGGAGGCGGTGCACACCCTCGCCGAGACCGGAGCCAACCTGGTGCTGGTGCCGGCGATGAGCGAGAGCCTGGCGCCCTTCACCGGTCAGGTCGCGCACCTGGTCGGCTCGGGACAGGCCATCATCGCCCTGGCGAACAACCCCGCCGACTGGGCCCGAAGCGGCGACCCCGCCCCGCACCGCTCGGCCCGCGCCCTGTTCGGTCACCCCGGTCTGGGGCAGCAGACCCGGGTGGTCGCCTCGCCGGACACCGCTCCCGGTATCGCGACGCTCAACGTGCGGTCCGGGCTGATCGGCTGGACCAGCGCCGACAGCCAGGACTCGCCCGGTGACCCGCCCGGTGACCAACCGTCATCCTCGCAGACCCTCCCGGAGTGGGCCGCCCGGCTTGCGGCAGCAATCCGCCGCTACCGGCAGTACGAGCCACCGCCGCCGAAGCCGATCACGCTCCGGCCCGCTGCGGTGCTCGTGCTGCTCACCGATGGACCTACTGGCCCGCAGATACTGCTCACCACGCGTGCTCCGGACCTGCGGGACTACCCTGGCCGGCGCGTGTTTCCCGGCGGCGTCCGGGACCCGCAGGATGACGGCCCGGTGGCTACCGCCTTGCGGGAAGCCGGCGAGGAGATCGGACTGGACCCGGGCAGCGTGCAGATCCTTGGCGTGCTGCCCGCACTCGCCGAGCCAGAGACCAGGTTCTTGGTCACCCCCGTGCTCGGTTGGTCCGCTCGCCCGGAGTACACCCGACCGGTCAACCTCGCCGAAGTCACCTCGGTCCATGACGTGCCGCTGCGACAGCTCACCCATCCAGGTCATGACCGAGACGGTGTACCAGACCCGCCGAGTCCGGAGCTGACTGGCCTCGGCTCGATGACCGCCATGGTGATCGATATGCTGCTCACCCTGCTCGCCGAGCCGATCCATCCGTCCGGCTCCGGACACGACCGGGCATCCGCAAAGGATCCCGACGCTCCCGGACCACCGTGGTGA
- a CDS encoding heavy-metal-associated domain-containing protein, whose amino-acid sequence MSTTTGYHVSGMTCAHCVKAVTEELDRLDAVTNVDIDLVPGGDSRVRVTSSRPLPLEQVRHAVEEAGYSLSDPPT is encoded by the coding sequence GTGAGCACCACCACCGGCTACCACGTGTCCGGCATGACCTGCGCGCATTGCGTGAAGGCGGTCACCGAGGAACTCGACCGTCTCGATGCAGTGACGAACGTCGACATCGACCTGGTCCCCGGCGGGGACTCTCGGGTGAGGGTCACCAGCAGCCGGCCGCTGCCGCTGGAGCAGGTACGTCATGCCGTCGAGGAGGCCGGATACTCGCTGTCCGACCCGCCCACCTGA